The Microterricola viridarii genome segment TCAGATCAACCAGCGCCCCCTCGCCGCACGGGCTGCGGACTGGGTGCGCCGACCATAGCGAGGAGGGGTCTCCCCCGAGGCTTAGATGCTGACTGCGCGGAAGAGTTTCTGGGTTCCGCGACGGGTGGCTTTCCGCACTGCCCGGATGCTGGGCGCTCTCCAGATCTTTCCCGCATTCCTTTTGATAGTGCGGTAGCGACCGCGGCCGGCGCGGGCACCGAGCGTGTAGGCGGCGAACGTGACGCCGGTGATAAGCAGAATGCGTAGGTATGGCATGAGGCTCCTTGAGGGTGGGTGTGGACTAGGTGAGGCGTCGTTGGTTGTGCGCGAGCTGAGCACGCAGCCCAGAATGGATAGAAATGTAGGTCGGGACGTCGTACCCGGTGAGTGTGGCGAGGTTCGCGACGAGTCGGTCGACGTCCTGCGCGATATCCCGGGGAGAGGTGTTCTGCCGGGGAGTGACGCTGACATGCAGCACTGGTGTTTTGTGGATGGCGTCGGCACTGACGCTGGAGAAAAGAATCTCGTCTCGACGTCCGAGGGAGTGCTTCACCGCGTCGGACATGAAAGCGTCATGCACAATGACCCGGCCCAGCGAGTTCTGCGCACCGAGGGAGCCCAGCGCGGTGTGGGAGCGCTTTCCACCCAGACGAACCAGAGCGACGATCAGCATCGCCAGCAGCAAGACGATGACGGCGAGGGCCGCGATCGCGATCCAGCTGGCCGTGGTGGCGCCGATCCTAGATGCAGCGACCATGTCATCGAGCCAGCTGAGACCCGCTTTCGTCGCCGCTGTCCACCACTCGGCGCCGACGGGCCACACGATCGCGCTGACCAGTGCCACTCCGATGGCGAGGAGGAGCACACCGGTAATGAACAGGACGATTCTATTCAGGGCGCGGTTGGTGTGATTCATCTCTACACGTCACTTTCTCTCGGGCGCAGCACGCGCACCCGGGTCTTCACGCTCGGGATGAGCTGGTAACGGTCCAGTTCGCTCATGACGAGGTCCTTCAGCGGGGCCTGGTCGACAGGGACGCCGATCCCCGCGCGGAGGGTGACATCCACAACGCGGTGCGCAACACCGACGGTGATGTCATCGCGGGAGATCCCCGTCTCGTCGCTGACGTGTTGTGCCAGCGCGGCCGCGATGACTCCGTTGTCGACGAGCACGGCGCGTTCCCCGCAGCGCATCTGATGTTTCGGAAGGCGACCCGGGGCTAGCGAGAGAAAGACGAACACGAATCCGAGCACCGCCAACAGCAGCGCTCCAAGGGCGACAATCCAGCCGGGTTGCGCCGTGGGGAGCCCGATGATCCATTCCGCCGCGGCTGCTGGGGTGAGCAGCAGTGCTGGCCTGGAGAGCAGATCAAGCACGATCTCGGTAGCGATGTAGCCGAGTGCCACGATGAGAAGCACGTCCGCGACGATCATTGCGACGGTGCGTGGCGAATGGGATTCTCGCCGTAGGACGCGACGGAACGCGGGAGAACTCATCTCACTCTCCTCCTGCCTTCCACGACCGCACCTGTAATGGTCATGTTGATCCGGATGATGTCACGGCCGATGAGCCGCCCGATCTGGTCGCGGAGGAAAGCCTGGGCCGCCTCCACGCGTTCCAGGACGGGCGTTGCGGCCTGGAGCGCGGCCGTGTCGTCGAGATCGGGCACCGGAAGGCGGGTGGAGATGCTGACGGCGATTCCTCCCCCTGATTCCGAGACCCCCGCGGACACGTCCCCGCGGTCCACCCGGAGTGCGTCTGCGGTTGCCTCCTCGGCGACTTTCACGAGGACGCGACCTGCGATCACAATCCGTCCGGGGTGGGTCGGCCCGGTGTCGGCGAGTCGGTGGAGGCCGCCAGCTCGGCCCTCTCCTGCCGCGTCCATTAGGAGGTGCGCCGACCGGAGAAGGCGTTCGCGATCCCACGCACATCAAGCTTGCCCTCCACGATGCGGCCCACGAGCGCGCCGACGACCATGAAGAGGGCGACGAGGAGGAAACCCCAGAACCCGAACAGAATGATCGAGACAGCGAGGAAGGCCCCGATCAAGATGCCGGTGACGGTCGGACTCATGAGACGCGCGATTCTTCCGCATCCTGATTGTCGGACGGCAGATGGACATCATTGACTTCGACGTTCACCTCGACCACTTCCAGGCCGACCAGGGTGCTGATCGCGCCACTCACTGCGGCGCGTACATTTGCTGCGACATCCTGAACGGGTGCCGGGAACTCCACGACAATCGTGATGTCGGCGGCGGCCTGCGTCTCACCGACCTCGACCTTGACCCCCTGGGTCAGATCATCGACGTTCACCGCGCTACGGAGCGCACCAAGCGCGCGGGCTCCACTACCACCCAGCGCGTACACGCCAGGCACTGTGCGGGCAGCAATCCCGGCCACCTTCGCCACGACGCCTTCGGCGATGGTCGTCGTTCCGGCCGCAGACTCGTTGACTGGCACGCGCGACGTCGTGAACGGACGGTCCACGCGCGATGCGCTTGTCCTTGCGGGCTTCGACTCCGCGGGCGATGAAACAGGCGACGCGGGAACATTGGACACGTTCGGGTTCTGGTCGTTGGTAGTCATGGAATCCTCTTCACTGTGCACTGCGGAAACGCAAGCACCGGATGGGTCTGCGCTCAAGCGATGTATTCGCCTACATGTAAGACGCACCCAAGATCGGTTTCGTCACAAAATCGCCCAGCGGGCTCCATCGGTTCGGTGGAGCTGGCGGCCGCGACGGGTAGGAGCGTAGTCTGCTGACGCAGGGAGGGCCCGTTGAATGGAATGGGGAACGGCGTGGCTGCAGCAGGCCAGAGCAGACCAAGTCGGACAGGGGCGGACCTGAGCGCGACTGATGACTTCATCGTTGCCAGTCGCGCTGCTGACGGCGACTCGCAAGCATTCGAGGTACTCGTTCGCCGTTACGGCAAGCTGATGCGTTTTGTCGCCCGCAACGTTCTGGGCAGCGATGACCAGGCCGATGACGTCGTCCAGGATACCTTCGTGATCGCGTGGCAGCGTTTGGGCACGATCGCCGACCCGGCGGCAGTAAGACCATGGCTGATGCGCATCGTCACCCGGTGTGCAATCGACACCCTTCGGAAGCAGCATCCGCAGGTAACACTGGACGAGACGAATCATCTCCCCGCCGATGAGGCATCCCCGGCGCAGCAGGCGGAATCCCGGGCGCTCAATGACGCCGTCGCCGTGTCATTGCTAGTGCTTCCGGCAGATCAGCGCCGATGTTGGGTGCTTCGCAATGTCGCTGGGTACAGTTACCACGACATGGCCGAAGCTTTGAGTCTCCCCGAATCCACCGTTCGCGGACTCCTCGCCAGGGCGCGGAAACACCTGATCGCAGAAATGGAGGCATGGCGATGACCGAGAAGACGCCGACGCCCATGCCCTCCAACCCGACCTTCCCTGCTCCACCAGGGTCAGACTTGGACGGGCACAGCATCGAGGAGCTCAGCGACTACCTCGACGCCGGACGGGAGCCGAGGAACGATTCCATCGAGAGCTCTCCTGGCTGCCAGATCGCCCTCGCTGGCCTCGCTCGACTGCACCGACTGACGATGGAACAGCTCGATGCGGATGTCGAACAGGAACCCGCACCCAGCGATTCGTGGGT includes the following:
- a CDS encoding DNA/RNA endonuclease G is translated as MSSPAFRRVLRRESHSPRTVAMIVADVLLIVALGYIATEIVLDLLSRPALLLTPAAAAEWIIGLPTAQPGWIVALGALLLAVLGFVFVFLSLAPGRLPKHQMRCGERAVLVDNGVIAAALAQHVSDETGISRDDITVGVAHRVVDVTLRAGIGVPVDQAPLKDLVMSELDRYQLIPSVKTRVRVLRPRESDV
- a CDS encoding DUF2273 domain-containing protein, which codes for MSPTVTGILIGAFLAVSIILFGFWGFLLVALFMVVGALVGRIVEGKLDVRGIANAFSGRRTS
- a CDS encoding Asp23/Gls24 family envelope stress response protein is translated as MTTNDQNPNVSNVPASPVSSPAESKPARTSASRVDRPFTTSRVPVNESAAGTTTIAEGVVAKVAGIAARTVPGVYALGGSGARALGALRSAVNVDDLTQGVKVEVGETQAAADITIVVEFPAPVQDVAANVRAAVSGAISTLVGLEVVEVNVEVNDVHLPSDNQDAEESRVS
- a CDS encoding RNA polymerase sigma factor; the protein is MAAAGQSRPSRTGADLSATDDFIVASRAADGDSQAFEVLVRRYGKLMRFVARNVLGSDDQADDVVQDTFVIAWQRLGTIADPAAVRPWLMRIVTRCAIDTLRKQHPQVTLDETNHLPADEASPAQQAESRALNDAVAVSLLVLPADQRRCWVLRNVAGYSYHDMAEALSLPESTVRGLLARARKHLIAEMEAWR